A section of the Oryza sativa Japonica Group chromosome 1, ASM3414082v1 genome encodes:
- the LOC4326240 gene encoding uncharacterized protein: MEIDRAVRGSSDRRLRTKYDNAVYVVQRAFALYPFEEVAFSFNGGKDSTVLLHLLRAGYYLHKSSSDGEVEMNTIQNCPVRTIYFESPCAFPEINSFTYETVSTYGLPLETIRSDFKSGLEGLLKERPTKAIFIGTRIGDPNAVGQEQFSPSSPGWPPFMRVNPILDWSYRDVWSFLLTCKVKYCSLYDQGYTSIGSIYDTVPNALLCDSTTGKSFRPAYMLSDGRLERAGRTKKNISSVSSNGTNSTEVEQTISRSASIIVVGDEILFGTVEDKLGAGLCKKLHAIGWRVSHVAVVSNEIDSVAEEVERCKSTDDMVFLVGGLGPLHSDISLAGVAKAFGVRLAPDEEFEEYLSQLIGDNYTGDRNEMALLPEGITELLHHKMLPLPLIKCKNVVILAATNVDELETEWGCLLDTQESGLVMAKSFVSKHLCTSLLDVKIAPVVAKLCIDFSDVYIGCYRISRSGPLVVSFIGKDNQRVEAAAEKLTNSFEGQFSQVDSCK, from the exons ATGGAGATCGACCGGGCGGTGCGGGGGAGCAGCGACCGCCGCCTGCGGACCAAGTACGACAACGCCGTCTACGTCGTGCAGCGAGCCTTCGCGCTCTACCC GTTTGAGGAAGTTGCCTTCAGCTTTAATGGTGGGAAGGATTCAACA GTTCTGTTGCATTTACTTCGGGCTGGCTACTACCTCCACAAATCAAGCTCTGATGGTGAAGTCGAAATGAATACTATCCAAAACTGTCCTGTGCGCACCATCTATTTTGAGAGCCCTTGTGCTTTCCCTGAAATCAACTCATTCACTTATGAAACTGTCTCAAC TTATGGTTTGCCACTGGAAACTATCCGCTCGGATTTTAAGTCTGGCCTAGAAGGCCTATTGAAAGAGAGGCCTACTAAAGCAATTTTTATTGGTACTAGAATTGGCGATCCAAATGCA GTTGGTCAAGAGCAGTTCTCGCCTAGTTCACCTGGCTGGCCTCCTTTCATGAGGGTCAATCCTATATTGGACTGGTCATACAG GGATGTTTGGTCTTTCCTGTTGACCTGTAAGGTGAAATACTGCAGCCTCTATGATCAAGG GTATACTTCCATTGGAAGCATATATGATACTGTTCCCAATGCGCTTCTTTGTGATTCAACAACTGGGAAAAGTTTTAGGCCAGCATACATGTTATCAGACGGAAGGCTTGAAAGAGCTGGCAGAACAAAGAAGAATATTAGTTCTGTTTCAAGCAATGGTACAAACAGTACTGAGGTGGAACAGACGATCTCACGCTCAGCGTCGATCATTGTAGTTGGTGATGAAATATT GTTCGGCACAGTTGAGGATAAGCTAGGTGCAGGCTTGTGCAAGAAGCTTCATGCAATTGGCTGGCGAGTTTCTCATGTAGCAGTTGTTTCCAATGAA ATTGATTCTGTTGCTGAAGAAGTTGAACGTTGCAAATCTACAGATGACATG GTGTTTCTTGTTGGAGGACTTGGGCCTTTACATTCAGACATTTCGCTGGCTGGCGTTGCAAAAGCATTTGGAGTTCGTCTG GCTCCTGATGAAGAGTTTGAAGAATACCTTAGTCAACTGATAGGAGACAATTACACTGGTGATCGAAATGAG ATGGCTTTGTTGCCAGAAGGTATTACGGAATTATTGCATCACAAAATGCTACCGTTGCCATTG ATCAAATGCAAAAATGTGGTCATTCTCGCTGCAACTAATGTGGATGAGCTTGAAACGGAGTGGGGTTGTCTTCTAGACACACAAGAGAGCGGTTTAGTGATGGCTAAATCTTTTGTGTCAAAGCATCTCTGCACGTCGCTATTAGAT GTTAAAATTGCCCCAGTGGTTGCAAAACTATGCATAGATTTTTCTGATGTATACATAG GTTGTTATCGGATCTCAAGATCTGGGCCTTTGGTTGTGAGTTTTATTGGGAAG GACAATCAGAGGGTAGAAGCAGCTGCCGAGAAGCTGACGAATAGCTTTGAAGGGCAATTCTCCCAAGTTGACAGTTGCAAATAA